One window from the genome of Deinococcus malanensis encodes:
- a CDS encoding response regulator — translation MDAIPQHYLLIDDSPTDRLLAQEAFAQLQPESTLTRASSGAEPLELLKSGSWLPDVILLDINMPGLTGFQVLAWLKDQRELRGIPVVMLSTSNAKQDIREAYSLHASSYLVKLATFDDFVAQVEAFLEYWKAARAAYPYGHQSA, via the coding sequence ATGGACGCCATACCGCAGCATTACCTGTTGATAGACGACAGTCCCACAGACCGACTCCTCGCGCAGGAAGCTTTCGCGCAACTGCAGCCGGAATCCACGCTCACGCGTGCCTCGAGTGGCGCGGAACCCTTGGAACTCCTGAAGTCCGGGAGCTGGCTTCCAGATGTCATCCTGCTGGATATCAACATGCCTGGCCTCACGGGATTTCAGGTCCTGGCGTGGTTGAAAGACCAACGCGAGCTGCGGGGTATTCCTGTGGTCATGTTGAGCACTTCGAATGCAAAGCAGGACATCCGGGAGGCGTACAGTCTGCACGCGAGCTCGTACCTGGTGAAGTTAGCGACATTCGATGATTTCGTCGCGCAGGTGGAGGCCTTCCTGGAGTACTGGAAGGCGGCGCGGGCGGCGTACCCGTACGGGCACCAGAGTGCGTAA
- a CDS encoding GGDEF domain-containing protein: MSALLDPASARPYFLITQPLLIAFSFVACALLWARRVSVPRLEQSAMLLLTSVVLGRSLLEIFTTQPPPVVLDSQALIGLLLCAVSGFLVLRRRAALTFVGTLFLLQAGALGVTLWSAPVPLTSGRLVAFASSQLSLATLFILRDALFWFRLGHTQLLDDQERLTRLADKDPLTGLLNRRSLEQTCDQLQRSQQGYLLAVVDADDFKTINDVFGHLEGDRVLIGMAQGLRQARYAARWGGEEFLVLFPALEPHEALERLQSVITDTQGLLDTLGPLAVTMSVGAVWVEPGAPWQPALKQADQAMYAAKQRGKNQLVVGGNACPCSGMGALEGSSEEHA, translated from the coding sequence GTGTCCGCCCTCCTGGACCCCGCCTCAGCTCGCCCCTATTTCCTGATCACCCAACCCTTGCTGATCGCCTTCAGCTTCGTGGCCTGCGCCCTCCTGTGGGCGCGCCGCGTAAGTGTGCCCCGCCTGGAACAGAGCGCTATGCTCCTCCTGACCAGCGTGGTGCTCGGCCGCAGCCTCCTCGAGATCTTCACCACCCAACCACCGCCTGTCGTTCTGGACAGTCAGGCCTTGATCGGCCTGCTGCTGTGCGCGGTCTCCGGCTTTTTGGTCCTGAGACGTCGCGCGGCCCTGACCTTCGTGGGTACTTTGTTTCTCCTCCAGGCCGGCGCCCTGGGCGTGACCCTCTGGTCGGCACCTGTCCCCCTCACCTCGGGCAGACTGGTTGCGTTCGCCAGCAGCCAACTCTCGCTGGCCACCCTGTTCATCCTCCGGGACGCCCTCTTCTGGTTCAGGCTGGGACATACCCAGCTGCTCGATGATCAGGAGCGCCTGACGCGGCTGGCGGATAAGGACCCCCTGACGGGCCTGCTGAACCGCCGCAGCCTGGAGCAGACCTGCGACCAGCTCCAGCGGAGTCAACAGGGCTACCTGCTGGCAGTGGTGGACGCCGACGATTTCAAGACCATCAATGACGTGTTCGGGCATCTGGAAGGCGACCGGGTGCTGATTGGGATGGCGCAGGGATTACGGCAAGCCAGGTATGCGGCCCGCTGGGGCGGGGAGGAGTTCCTGGTGCTCTTTCCTGCTCTGGAACCGCATGAAGCGCTCGAACGACTCCAGTCCGTTATTACGGACACGCAGGGCCTGTTAGACACGCTGGGACCGCTGGCGGTAACGATGAGTGTGGGCGCGGTGTGGGTGGAGCCGGGGGCGCCGTGGCAGCCGGCACTGAAACAGGCGGATCAGGCGATGTACGCCGCCAAACAGCGGGGCAAGAATCAGCTTGTCGTGGGGGGGAATGCCTGCCCGTGTTCTGGCATGGGTGCTCTGGAGGGTTCGTCTGAAGAACACGCGTGA
- a CDS encoding DUF7669 domain-containing protein, with protein sequence MKRRKQESCREEIRAAARQLGDQHPEGTFSMQQVIDVMRARGTQHLDLTIRRHISTFMCVNAVGPHAGLYPDLEWVARGRYRLVPSEPGTTE encoded by the coding sequence GTGAAGCGCCGGAAGCAGGAGAGTTGCCGGGAGGAAATCCGCGCGGCCGCCCGGCAACTCGGTGACCAGCACCCGGAAGGAACCTTCTCGATGCAGCAGGTGATTGATGTCATGCGGGCGCGAGGAACGCAGCATCTGGATCTCACGATTCGCCGGCATATCAGCACGTTCATGTGCGTGAATGCCGTGGGGCCTCATGCGGGTTTATATCCCGATCTGGAGTGGGTGGCGCGAGGACGGTACCGGCTGGTGCCTTCTGAGCCTGGAACAACGGAGTAG